One genomic region from Cryptococcus gattii WM276 chromosome C, complete sequence encodes:
- a CDS encoding response to drug-related protein, putative (Similar to TIGR gene model, INSD accession AAW42715.1), whose protein sequence is MPSRWIPSGFTTPSAPSSRASSPTRNGPAPRSANMLSSRRRDGTVDSGELGDYFSAQPSPVYDASAPTSPSLWSGPATPSAMSTPGGSSGHTLEIVLDSDQLVLRGQGGDMNPAYLSGRVELNLLEATNIKEIMMSLTGKAKVQFSDGSGTSSKHRHYSHLITSHDWSFLQGDRGHSHTLKAGRHRFPFTHTLDGNLPSSLRTYSGDALIVYKLRAVVVRSGFASNFSATKEFKLSRMFTPEALEFNQTLEIENTWPGKVMYSLTLPYKAYAAGDEIPVNIKFMPLAKGVRVTTVVSVLKEYTLVHTKHSSHPDTRVDSCVKHEIRRGQAKEIAREPIRPPQHWVDAHGHSSRSSANTSRHSSPSQTPVVNSRARLPTTTWGARPRDSYFPSQTSDAPEQAQAGPSNSRDSASITESTETDIEVGDEEVDTFFNVPIPAWVTPSHAIHPVFVTHKIKWACSIANPDGHVSELRCALPILILDHSLLNEARAAGASTRGLLFGNTQPDEPQVDLPSYSNHVYDRVAIADSSTPAGWISRSINPTPLHSPHDDTPPRSRAPSRPGSPTRGRSGDSTPEVPPRRQLSQFVDSELLLSLGALRTHSTDTSPHSTPPDSRAPSRPLSRRNSRSNLSSRVSSRPGSRAGSRASSPERGSQPSSTSGSYVEEAHLRPGYERHRSSGLHGLFHLPLKPIRPLSHLGGSHISRPILRNGNQSNINLSAADDIIPRNSSVPGSLNSTGASNSGMQSSASSQNHVSFASHAITFEPDRSSTRFEVGAPDTPSETEDDIDPLMQVPSYDIASRGFLGGGVVPIDTRLPTYDASEMSMHRTRSGTDLGSSGSLVRPRSDSALVQLGAQAAAEAEERANDDADDTGAPAGA, encoded by the exons ATGCCCTCTCGCTGGATTCCAAGCGGTTTCACCACCCCTTCTGCCCCATCGTCTCGCGCTTCTTCGCCCACCCGTAACGGGCCCGCTCCCCGGTCAGCTAACATGCTCTCTTCCCGAAGGCGAGATGGCACGGTAGATTCCGGAGAGCTTGGCGACTACTTCTCTGCCCAGCCGTCGCCAGTATACGATGCAAGTGCGCCTACATCTCCATCTCTATGGAGTGGCCCAGCGACCCCGAGTGCTATGAGCACGCCGGGAGGAAGCAGTGGCCACACGCTGGAGATTGTGCTCGATTCTGACCAGCTAGTTTTGCGGGGCCAAGGGGGCGATATGAACCCAGCTTATCTTTCGGGTAGAGTAGAGTTGAATCTTTTGGAGGCTACAAATATCAAGGAGATTATGATGAGTTTAACTGGTAAAGCAAAAGTACAATTTTCGGACGGTTCTGG GACGTCTTCAAAACATCGCCACTACAGCCACCTTATTACTTCACACGATTGGTCTTTCCTTCAAGGTGACCGTGGCCATTCTCACACACTCAAAGCAGGTCGTCACAGATTTCCCTTCACCCATACTCTCGATGGCAATCTCCCTTCAAGCCTTCGAACGTACTCCGGTGATGCCCTCATTGTCTACAAACTACGAGCAGTTGTTGTGCGCTCTGGGTTCGCCAGTAACTTTTCGGCCACGAAAGAGTTTAAACTCTCGAGGATGTTCACCCCTGAAGCTCTTGAATTCAATCAGACTTTGGAGATTGAAAATACTTGGCCAGGCAAGGTTATGTACTCCTTGACGTTACCATATAAGGCATACGCGGCGGGCGATGAAATCCCGGTCAACATCAAATTCATGCCGCTTGCTAAGGGAGTCAGGGTGACCACCGTTGTGTCGGTCTTGAAAGAGTATACGTTGGTACACACCAAACACTCTTCGCATCCTGATACTAGGGTTGACTCTTGTGTCAAGCACGAAATCAGAAGAGGTCAAGCGAAGGAGATAGCCCGGGAGCCCATTCGTCCGCCTCAGCATTGGGTTGACGCTCATGGACATTCAAGCCGAAGTAGTGCCAATACATCGAGGCATTCTAGTCCTTCGCAGACCCCTGTCGTCAATTCTCGAGCTCGCCTGCCAACGACGACTTGGGGTGCTCGTCCGCGGGACAGTTACTTCCCTAGTCAGACGTCTGATGCTCCGGAACAAGCGCAAGCAGGGCCATCAAATAGCAGAGATTCCGCATCGATCACCGAGTCTACAGAGACGGATATCGAGGTtggcgatgaagaagtggaCACTTTCTTCAACGTCCCTATCCCGGCCTGGGTCACTCCTTCACACGCTATCCACCCGGTTTTCGTCACCCACAAGATCAAATGGGCATGCTCAATTGCCAATCCAGATGGACACGTATCCGAGCTGCGATGCGCTCTTCCAATCCTTATTCTCGATCACAGCCTTCTCAACGAGGCAAGGGCAGCGGGTGCAAGTACCCGAGGTTTGTTGTTCGGCAATACACAACCTGACGAGCCTCAGGTCGATCTTCCCAGCTACAGTAATCACGTTTATGATAGAGTCGCCATCGCCGACTCCAGTACGCCTGCTGGTTGGATCTCGCGATCCATCAATCCTACCCCCTTACATTCACCTCATGACGATACTCCTCCAAGAAGTCGTGCTCCTTCTCGCCCTGGTTCTCCGACACGTGGTCGTAGTGGCGACTCTACTCCTGAGGTGCCTCCTCGTAGACAGTTGTCGCAATTTGTTGATTCAGAACTCCTTCTGTCACTTGGCGCTCTCCGTACTCATTCTACCGATACATCGCCTCACTCAACGCCTCCTGATTCTCGTGCGCCCAGTCGACCTCTGAGTCGGCGTAACAGTCGATCAAACCTGAGCAGTCGAGTTTCGAGTCGCCCAGGTAGTCGGGCGGGCAGTCGTGCCTCAAGTCCGGAGAGGGGTAGCCAACCGTCATCTACGTCTGGAAGTTACGTGGAAGAGGCGCATTTGCGACCGGGATACGAGCGCCATCGATCTTCAGGTCTTCATGGTCTTTTTCATCTCCCTCTCAAACCTATACGTCCGCTTTCCCACCTCGGCGGCAGCCATATTAGTCGTCCAATTTTGCGAAATGGCAATCAATCAAACATCAATCTATCCGCTGCTGATGATATCATCCCCCGCAACTCGTCCGTTCCAGGCAGTCTAAACTCGACTGGTGCTTCCAACTCGGGTATGCAGTCTTCGGCTAGCAGCCAGAACCACGTGTCATTTGCATCTCATGCCATTACCTTCGAGCCCGACCGGTCTTCCACACGATTTGAGGTTGGAGCACCTGATACTCCATCCGAAACTGAAGACGATATTGATCCTCTCATGCAAGTCCCTTCGTACGACATTGCATCTCGAGGTTTCCTAGGTGGTGGGGTTGTGCCGATCGACACAAGATTGCCGACATACGATGCTTCAGAGATGTCGATGCACAGAACAAGGAGCGGGACGGATCTTGGGTCTTCAGGAAGTTTGGTCAGGCCTCGAAGTGATAGCGCGCTGGTGCAGTTGGGTGCGCAGGCCGCAGCAGAGGCGGAAGAGAGGGCGAATGATGATGCCGATGATACTGGTGCGCCTGCAGGAGCATAA